A portion of the Francisella uliginis genome contains these proteins:
- a CDS encoding APC family permease: MEINSAKKMSLFSAILIGVTSMVGSGWLFSAQLTAKNAGNWAFLAWILAAVVVMMVGLCLAKVVSIYPVRGATTRSSALSHNSVFAMPFAFANWFGIVVMISTEAQATTQYLAGINGFEWLMHDGIISMYGMMLSLFILFLYLVINFYGVKLLASVNNGITVFKMFVPAIIVIIFLIYAFTHSANHHSLMSAEIPNNNFSINNALTAIVAGGLIYTFNGFQIVVAYSSEIKNPSRNVPLAIILSLSLVLILYMGLQYAFMQAVPHDYLVSKGGWAGLDFESPLLQLATLIGLGYIAFLLVIDSIVSPSATGYSYLGASSRMLYAMSAEGQMPRYFAKINKKVNISRRSLIANFLICTVFLMFSDNWAALMLIVTGFNIIGYMAAPVSMGAIAPKLRIFGLIVFVLLALLLNTVEVATNIHLSIILVVLMTIFGAFEYRRVGFKNLFILIAPFIIFVCIVSPFNNYTFEGVMGAIFYLIVTDSRYVAFCKKTANEKNLVED, encoded by the coding sequence ATGGAAATCAATTCTGCCAAAAAAATGTCACTTTTTAGTGCCATATTAATAGGTGTAACCTCTATGGTTGGTTCAGGCTGGCTATTTAGTGCTCAGCTTACAGCAAAAAATGCTGGCAATTGGGCTTTCTTAGCATGGATACTAGCTGCTGTAGTAGTTATGATGGTTGGACTATGCTTGGCTAAAGTAGTTTCTATTTACCCTGTCAGAGGTGCGACAACTAGATCTAGTGCCCTATCTCATAATAGTGTTTTTGCAATGCCTTTTGCTTTTGCAAACTGGTTTGGAATCGTCGTAATGATCTCAACAGAAGCTCAAGCAACTACGCAGTATCTTGCTGGTATTAATGGTTTTGAATGGTTAATGCATGATGGCATTATATCTATGTATGGCATGATGCTATCTCTATTTATATTATTTCTTTATCTTGTTATTAATTTCTATGGTGTAAAGCTACTTGCTAGTGTTAATAATGGTATAACAGTATTTAAGATGTTTGTGCCTGCTATCATAGTGATAATTTTTCTTATATATGCTTTCACACATAGTGCAAATCATCATAGTTTAATGTCAGCAGAAATACCAAACAACAATTTCTCAATTAACAACGCTTTAACTGCTATTGTAGCTGGTGGTTTGATATACACATTTAACGGCTTTCAGATTGTTGTCGCTTATAGTAGTGAAATCAAAAATCCTTCTAGAAATGTACCATTAGCAATTATCTTATCATTATCACTAGTGCTAATATTATATATGGGATTACAATATGCATTTATGCAAGCTGTCCCACATGATTATTTAGTTTCAAAAGGTGGCTGGGCTGGGTTAGATTTTGAGTCACCATTACTTCAATTAGCTACTCTTATAGGACTAGGATATATAGCCTTCTTATTAGTTATTGATAGTATTGTTAGTCCATCTGCAACTGGATATAGCTACCTTGGAGCTTCTTCTAGAATGCTATATGCAATGTCTGCTGAGGGTCAAATGCCAAGATATTTTGCTAAAATCAACAAAAAAGTTAATATCTCTCGTAGATCACTAATTGCTAACTTCCTGATATGTACAGTTTTTCTGATGTTTTCTGATAACTGGGCTGCGTTAATGCTTATCGTGACAGGATTTAATATAATCGGCTATATGGCTGCTCCTGTAAGTATGGGAGCAATTGCACCGAAGCTTCGAATATTTGGATTAATTGTCTTTGTATTACTAGCACTACTTCTAAATACTGTAGAGGTCGCGACAAATATTCATCTAAGCATTATATTAGTAGTGCTTATGACAATTTTTGGAGCCTTCGAATATAGAAGAGTTGGGTTTAAAAACTTATTTATACTGATTGCTCCGTTTATAATATTTGTATGTATTGTATCGCCTTTTAACAACTATACTTTTGAAGGAGTTATGGGCGCTATATTTTACCTAATAGTTACAGATAGCCGTTATGTAGCTTTCTGTAAAAAAACGGCTAATGAAAAGAATTTAGTCGAAGATTAA
- the ubiG gene encoding bifunctional 2-polyprenyl-6-hydroxyphenol methylase/3-demethylubiquinol 3-O-methyltransferase UbiG — MSKLNIDNNEVNKFSSLAKTWWDANGELKTLHQVNPLRLEFVKKFTDLDNKNIIDIGCGGGILTESLATPSNNVYGLDASPEAINVAKEHSKVSNLNIEYINSTIEDFTENNTVEFDVVTCMEMLEHVPDPESIIASIAKIIKKDGMFFASTLNRNLKSYLLSIVAAEHILKMVPQGTHQYSKFIKPYELIKVAEKYGFEALEIIGIHYNPLLNNFKLGKGADINYIIAFKKV; from the coding sequence ATGAGCAAATTGAATATAGATAATAATGAAGTTAATAAATTTTCATCACTAGCAAAAACTTGGTGGGATGCAAATGGCGAGCTAAAAACTTTACATCAAGTAAATCCGTTGCGTTTAGAGTTTGTTAAAAAATTTACAGACTTAGATAATAAAAACATTATAGATATCGGCTGTGGTGGCGGAATACTTACAGAATCCTTAGCAACCCCAAGCAATAATGTCTATGGTCTAGATGCATCTCCAGAAGCTATTAACGTTGCCAAAGAACACTCTAAAGTATCTAATTTAAATATTGAATATATAAACTCGACTATAGAAGATTTTACTGAAAATAACACTGTTGAGTTTGATGTTGTAACTTGCATGGAAATGCTTGAGCATGTACCAGATCCAGAAAGCATTATAGCTTCAATAGCTAAAATTATAAAAAAAGATGGTATGTTTTTTGCCTCTACACTAAATAGAAACCTTAAGTCATACCTACTATCAATAGTCGCTGCTGAACATATTTTAAAGATGGTTCCACAGGGAACTCATCAGTACAGTAAATTTATCAAGCCTTATGAGCTTATTAAAGTTGCTGAAAAGTATGGATTCGAAGCATTAGAGATTATAGGCATCCACTACAACCCTCTTTTAAATAATTTTAAACTAGGCAAAGGCGCAGATATTAACTATATTATCGCATTCAAAAAGGTATAA
- a CDS encoding MlaA family lipoprotein, with protein MKFKTGSIVWLSIFSITLSSCSSFKTSTKKRDPFESYNRKMYAFNDAAYETLTPAANAYDKVVPNTLKSGIFNIFNNLAEPARVANDMFQGEWDYAGDDSVRFLTNTTLGIAGYFDVADSWFNKPMRYHQSFAVTLHKWGAYDEGEASPYVVWPLLGPGTLEDVTMGVDALFNPLTYVFFFAPVGAAVSWGVSAGVTGAYYVNQGVSYLPAYSNLKEVSIDPYIAMRNAYLQNYDYGMARVLKQDLRKDDATLQTDQAVLGVLGLDNDDVASQVASTGGSSNKKSQPPVLLKSNLDTVNKATQVEQEFDQAYSKDSTAIDLANVDKDDTTQSQASKLKTQIRDAKADLPGDADSLSSSVQTLEEQGG; from the coding sequence ATGAAGTTTAAGACTGGTTCTATTGTATGGTTATCGATCTTTAGTATAACGTTAAGTAGCTGTTCTAGCTTTAAAACTTCTACTAAAAAAAGAGATCCTTTTGAAAGCTACAATCGAAAGATGTATGCTTTTAACGATGCAGCGTATGAAACATTAACTCCTGCTGCAAATGCCTATGATAAGGTGGTTCCGAATACCCTAAAAAGTGGTATTTTTAATATATTTAATAATTTGGCGGAACCTGCTAGGGTAGCAAATGATATGTTCCAAGGTGAATGGGACTATGCCGGTGATGATAGTGTCAGATTCTTGACAAATACAACTCTTGGTATAGCTGGATATTTTGATGTAGCTGATAGTTGGTTTAATAAACCAATGCGTTATCACCAAAGTTTTGCTGTGACATTACATAAGTGGGGAGCATATGATGAGGGTGAAGCATCTCCATATGTAGTATGGCCGTTATTGGGTCCAGGAACATTAGAAGATGTGACTATGGGAGTAGATGCTTTATTTAATCCTCTAACATATGTATTTTTCTTTGCTCCAGTCGGTGCGGCTGTTTCTTGGGGAGTTAGTGCCGGTGTAACAGGTGCATACTATGTTAACCAAGGTGTATCATACCTACCTGCATATTCAAATTTAAAAGAAGTTTCTATTGATCCATATATTGCGATGAGAAATGCTTACCTACAGAACTATGATTATGGTATGGCTAGAGTGCTTAAGCAAGATTTACGTAAAGATGATGCAACTCTACAAACAGATCAGGCTGTATTAGGAGTTCTTGGTTTAGATAATGATGATGTGGCTTCTCAAGTTGCTTCGACGGGTGGTTCATCAAATAAAAAATCGCAGCCTCCTGTATTACTTAAAAGCAATCTTGATACAGTTAATAAGGCAACTCAGGTTGAGCAAGAGTTTGATCAAGCTTATTCTAAAGATAGTACTGCTATTGATTTGGCTAATGTTGATAAGGATGACACAACTCAAAGTCAAGCAAGTAAGTTAAAAACTCAAATAAGAGATGCTAAAGCTGATTTACCTGGTGATGCTGATTCTTTATCATCATCAGTGCAGACTTTGGAAGAACAGGGTGGTTAA
- a CDS encoding BolA family protein has product MTKEQLKDILENSLKNCTADIQSDDNVHFSGTIVAEEFNDIKSKVKRQQLVYSKINDYIASGELHAFSMKTIAKNEI; this is encoded by the coding sequence ATGACAAAAGAACAATTAAAAGATATTTTAGAGAATTCTTTAAAAAACTGTACAGCTGATATTCAAAGTGATGATAATGTACACTTCTCAGGAACAATAGTTGCCGAAGAATTTAATGATATTAAAAGCAAGGTAAAAAGACAGCAACTCGTTTATTCTAAAATAAATGACTATATTGCCTCTGGAGAGTTACATGCTTTTTCAATGAAAACAATTGCTAAAAATGAGATCTAA
- a CDS encoding STAS domain-containing protein: protein MIHINNDIWNIDSELTLKTVAAIYKKYNKNLKNISKVWTIDFKNCHKADSSGLALIIEYIKYAQNNSIELKLDNIDTKILSLANVHGAKDILEQFIDKHNN from the coding sequence ATGATACATATAAACAATGATATTTGGAATATTGATTCTGAATTAACATTAAAAACTGTCGCAGCAATATATAAAAAGTACAATAAAAATCTTAAGAATATATCTAAGGTATGGACAATTGATTTTAAAAACTGTCATAAAGCTGATAGTAGCGGACTTGCGTTAATAATCGAGTACATCAAATATGCTCAGAATAATTCTATTGAATTAAAATTAGATAATATCGATACAAAAATATTATCTTTAGCAAACGTCCATGGCGCCAAAGATATTTTAGAACAATTTATCGATAAACATAATAACTAG
- a CDS encoding MlaC/ttg2D family ABC transporter substrate-binding protein: MIRKTSLLLFLLVLSISSAWAIENPVDMLNNTIVKTQNNLIKNAPEYKKDPYKLLRLVDNEIIPIVAPKVVAQLVVGTAKWKKATPEEQKQFIKSATEMLTFMYAKNVAYAGKYKITLFPFNKDDNSWQKKPIVVVNGKITNIDNNQSSDFAVKMFQKDGKWHIYDFDVAGVSILRTYQQQFAPYSNVADMTKAAEKVTTRIKKKNYPKLLDENYSLKNVK, from the coding sequence ATGATTCGTAAAACCTCACTACTATTATTTTTACTAGTATTAAGTATATCTAGCGCTTGGGCAATAGAAAATCCTGTAGATATGCTTAACAATACAATTGTAAAAACACAAAACAATCTTATTAAAAACGCCCCTGAATATAAAAAAGATCCATATAAACTATTACGTCTAGTTGATAATGAGATTATTCCAATAGTTGCACCTAAAGTAGTTGCTCAACTTGTTGTAGGTACTGCCAAATGGAAAAAAGCCACACCAGAAGAGCAAAAACAATTTATCAAATCTGCAACAGAAATGCTTACTTTTATGTACGCTAAGAATGTTGCATATGCAGGTAAATATAAGATAACACTATTCCCATTCAACAAAGATGATAATAGCTGGCAAAAGAAACCTATCGTTGTAGTAAATGGTAAAATAACAAATATCGATAACAATCAAAGCTCTGACTTTGCTGTTAAAATGTTCCAAAAAGATGGCAAATGGCATATATATGACTTTGATGTTGCTGGAGTAAGTATACTAAGAACATACCAACAACAATTTGCTCCTTACTCAAATGTTGCTGATATGACAAAAGCAGCTGAAAAAGTTACAACTAGAATTAAGAAGAAAAATTATCCCAAACTACTAGATGAGAACTATAGCCTTAAGAATGTAAAATGA
- the mlaD gene encoding outer membrane lipid asymmetry maintenance protein MlaD: MKNKYFEISVGIFIIIGVLCLLFLTFKVSDTSLKSLSEKQYTIQAEFKNIGSLRTNASVKIAGVEIGRVTNISLEKTYNGFMAVVSMSINDDEKIPANYSAAISMSGILGDNYVALSPPKEDIMAIAGLNNDSKTSDKNKYLHQGSVIALENTQSAIDLGSLINTFVAGKNSDSDSK; this comes from the coding sequence ATGAAAAACAAATATTTTGAGATCTCTGTTGGGATATTTATAATAATTGGGGTTTTATGCCTACTCTTTCTAACATTCAAAGTTAGTGATACATCTCTAAAGTCACTAAGCGAAAAGCAATATACAATACAGGCTGAATTTAAAAATATCGGCTCATTACGTACTAACGCTTCTGTTAAAATAGCAGGTGTTGAGATTGGCAGAGTCACAAATATTTCATTAGAAAAGACTTATAATGGTTTTATGGCTGTAGTTAGTATGTCAATAAATGATGATGAGAAAATCCCAGCAAACTATTCAGCAGCAATATCAATGTCTGGTATCTTAGGTGATAATTATGTTGCACTTAGCCCTCCCAAAGAAGATATTATGGCAATTGCAGGCTTAAATAATGACTCAAAAACTTCAGATAAAAATAAATACCTACATCAAGGAAGTGTTATAGCCTTAGAAAACACTCAGTCAGCTATTGATTTAGGATCACTCATAAATACCTTTGTAGCAGGTAAAAATAGTGACTCTGATAGCAAATAA
- a CDS encoding MlaE family lipid ABC transporter permease subunit — translation MSIFSKIYKVTISLIYDTLKSILLILNIVVNKFSIRDCIVQVKYVGVDSIIIIVTSGIFIGLVLSLQGYYTLAKFGAHSLLGVMVSLSVLRELGPVVTAMLFAGRACSSITSEIGLMKATDQINSLKVMNVNPISFILSTRFWACMISGPILSLIFCTVAILAGFVLAEAGLGISYGGFWSNIQSSVMLSDISNGIIKSVIFAFITAWIALYQGYYCTADSNGIAKATTKTVVYCCMSILGADLILTSIMFGGV, via the coding sequence AAGATTTATAAAGTAACTATCTCTCTAATTTATGACACCTTAAAATCTATTCTCTTAATACTTAATATCGTAGTTAATAAATTCAGTATAAGAGACTGTATAGTACAAGTTAAATATGTTGGTGTCGACTCAATTATAATTATAGTAACATCTGGGATATTTATTGGCTTAGTCTTGAGTCTCCAAGGATACTATACATTAGCAAAGTTTGGCGCACATTCATTGCTTGGAGTTATGGTATCTCTTAGTGTATTAAGAGAGCTTGGACCTGTTGTAACTGCGATGCTATTTGCAGGTCGTGCATGTAGCTCTATTACATCTGAAATAGGCCTAATGAAAGCTACAGATCAAATCAATAGCTTAAAAGTAATGAATGTTAATCCCATAAGTTTTATTTTGTCTACGAGATTTTGGGCATGCATGATTAGTGGTCCGATATTATCCTTAATTTTTTGTACTGTAGCTATTTTAGCAGGCTTTGTTTTAGCTGAAGCTGGACTTGGTATAAGCTATGGAGGGTTCTGGAGCAATATACAATCATCAGTAATGCTATCAGATATTTCAAATGGTATTATTAAAAGTGTTATATTTGCTTTTATAACAGCATGGATAGCTTTGTACCAAGGATATTACTGCACCGCTGATTCAAATGGTATTGCTAAAGCGACAACAAAAACTGTTGTTTACTGCTGTATGAGTATCTTAGGGGCCGACCTTATTTTAACATCAATTATGTTTGGAGGAGTTTAA